From Streptomonospora salina, the proteins below share one genomic window:
- a CDS encoding DUF262 domain-containing protein, whose protein sequence is MMGLEFRFLAVVGADADRAQPRPAAPRRVISGNKENRTEPVSSRHRRQFGRCPMIKSANQYPVHTLLSHEGNVMYSVPPYQREYSWYKPQWEDLFEDLIEADGAHFLGTIITLDQTTDSLDSNVLQVIDGQQRLTTLTLLLAAVHSVLRNHIDQLDDDTRTDVTNLSRQLVHKTDKQPRVTPQKQGHNFDDYGRTLEEAGLPVRGECRPYYPSRRIAKCYRYFRSAIVKLAETEQITEPEAALRVHEAALQAVIVKIEVANHADAFSLFESLNNRGMPLSPVDLIKTHLLAESEKKQVMNVDEAFDNWNAILTSLGDHYVVQERFLRHYYNAFKAELPNVPNASVAKKSNLIRIYESLLREDLQRVVGQLVDASRIYGRINCVVELDQPTSLDRAFQRLMRAQGAPSYVLVIRLMSKQRELELTDSHMEQVVDRLISFFVRRNLTGHPQTYELDKLFMTTIEEIGGTRGEDVLRLITKRLTEASATDEDFRKNLLGRIYEENTDVARYILTTLTEDAMTRETDVNLWRRDSNHYVWTIEHILPQGDNLPSAWQEMLGGEDNAKKVQEEHRHRLGNLTITAYNSNLGNKSFLEKRDRRDPQGRPIGYRNGLPLNSDLAGRKSWTADDIDERTNALADKVIERFPLTSIE, encoded by the coding sequence ATGATGGGGCTGGAGTTCCGCTTCCTGGCCGTGGTCGGCGCCGACGCCGACCGGGCCCAGCCAAGGCCTGCTGCCCCTCGCCGTGTCATCAGTGGAAACAAAGAGAACCGTACAGAGCCGGTCTCTTCTCGACATCGTCGACAGTTCGGAAGGTGCCCGATGATCAAGTCGGCCAACCAGTACCCCGTGCATACGCTCCTCAGCCACGAGGGCAATGTGATGTACAGCGTGCCGCCGTATCAGCGTGAGTACTCCTGGTACAAGCCGCAGTGGGAGGACCTCTTCGAAGACCTCATCGAGGCTGACGGGGCGCACTTCCTGGGCACGATCATCACGCTGGATCAGACCACGGACTCGCTCGACAGCAACGTTCTGCAGGTCATCGACGGCCAGCAGAGGCTGACGACGCTTACTCTGCTGCTCGCTGCAGTGCATTCAGTACTCAGGAACCATATCGATCAGCTCGACGATGACACTCGAACTGACGTGACGAACTTGAGCCGACAGCTGGTACACAAAACCGACAAGCAGCCGAGGGTGACGCCGCAGAAACAGGGGCACAATTTCGACGACTACGGACGGACCCTGGAGGAGGCCGGCTTGCCGGTCCGGGGTGAATGTAGGCCGTACTATCCCAGCCGCAGGATCGCGAAGTGTTATCGCTACTTCCGGTCGGCCATCGTCAAGCTCGCCGAGACTGAGCAGATCACGGAGCCGGAGGCTGCGCTGAGGGTCCACGAGGCGGCGTTGCAAGCGGTGATCGTGAAGATCGAGGTCGCCAACCACGCTGACGCCTTTTCGCTGTTCGAGTCGCTCAACAACCGCGGAATGCCCCTCTCGCCAGTCGACCTCATCAAGACCCACCTGCTCGCCGAGTCGGAGAAGAAGCAGGTCATGAACGTCGACGAGGCGTTCGATAATTGGAACGCCATACTCACGAGCCTGGGCGACCACTATGTTGTTCAGGAGCGGTTCCTGCGCCATTACTACAACGCGTTCAAAGCCGAACTTCCGAACGTGCCGAACGCGTCTGTGGCAAAGAAATCCAATCTGATCCGAATCTACGAATCTCTTCTCCGTGAGGATCTTCAGCGAGTCGTCGGCCAGCTGGTCGACGCCAGTCGGATCTACGGGCGGATCAACTGTGTGGTGGAGCTTGACCAGCCGACATCGCTTGATCGAGCGTTTCAGCGATTGATGCGTGCCCAAGGTGCGCCGTCCTACGTCCTGGTCATCCGGTTGATGTCGAAGCAACGCGAACTGGAGCTGACGGATTCCCATATGGAGCAAGTCGTGGACCGGCTGATCAGCTTCTTCGTCCGTCGCAATCTCACCGGGCATCCGCAGACGTACGAGTTGGACAAGCTGTTCATGACCACGATCGAGGAAATCGGTGGTACGCGAGGCGAAGATGTCCTGAGGCTGATCACTAAGCGCTTGACGGAGGCCTCGGCCACCGATGAGGATTTTCGAAAGAATCTACTGGGACGAATCTATGAGGAGAACACCGACGTCGCGCGCTACATTCTCACGACCCTGACCGAGGACGCGATGACCAGAGAGACGGATGTCAATCTGTGGCGTCGGGATTCGAACCACTACGTCTGGACGATCGAACACATTCTCCCGCAGGGCGACAACCTGCCGTCGGCGTGGCAGGAGATGCTCGGGGGCGAGGACAACGCCAAAAAGGTGCAGGAGGAGCACCGCCACAGACTCGGCAACCTCACGATCACCGCCTACAACAGCAACCTCGGCAACAAGTCCTTCCTCGAGAAGCGGGACCGCCGGGATCCTCAGGGGAGGCCCATCGGATACCGCAACGGGCTGCCGCTGAATTCTGACCTCGCCGGTCGGAAGTCGTGGACGGCCGACGACATCGATGAGCGGACGAACGCACTGGCGGACAAAGTGATTGAGCGATTCCCCCTCACAAGCATCGAGTGA
- a CDS encoding serine/threonine-protein kinase has product MSPEHASDPHSDMLDGRYELRPMPLARGGMGEVWEGHDTRLDREVAVKFIRFPDGEHDQEMVRRFVRESRITARLRHPGVPAVYDAGSLDARPYLVMQRVHGISLADLVAEQERLDAGWAAAVAAQVCSVLTAAHGASLVHRDLKPVNLMLEPDGTVKVLDFGLAVAMEGADTSRITRSGETPGTPAYMAPEQLMTGGSTPQSDLYSLGCVLYEMLAGARAFSGSTPYAVMHKQVGEAPRPLQSLRPDVPDGLLRVVESLLEKSPDDRPAGAEEVYRSLLPHAADLGPIPGVLHPPALPSPVRMQAAVLDRVFAGGSTSPPAASGTPDDPGAPDIPDPVDVRPGPDGSAAGGAATGTGMARTDIAGTRERAADLAASSRYRQAADVLRAAVGTAVTVFGGADSDVVDLRMDWANVLFEGGDFRNAAPVFYDLACDLAERDGSDDSLVFRCRLQNATCRALMGETDAALETLRRLLADEERVYGPDDQRPLELRRQIGLLERGAGRHTRAERTLRSLADDLRRIHGPDHPQLRQVLGLLHAPLGESDGG; this is encoded by the coding sequence ATGAGCCCGGAGCACGCGTCCGACCCGCACAGCGACATGCTGGACGGGCGCTACGAGCTCAGACCGATGCCGCTGGCCCGCGGCGGCATGGGCGAGGTGTGGGAGGGCCACGACACCCGCCTGGACCGCGAGGTCGCTGTCAAGTTCATCCGGTTCCCCGACGGCGAGCACGACCAGGAGATGGTGCGGCGGTTCGTGCGCGAGTCGCGCATCACGGCGCGGCTGCGCCACCCCGGTGTGCCCGCGGTCTACGACGCCGGGAGCCTGGACGCCCGCCCGTACCTGGTCATGCAGCGGGTGCACGGCATCAGCCTCGCCGACCTGGTGGCCGAGCAGGAGCGGCTGGACGCGGGGTGGGCGGCGGCGGTCGCCGCGCAGGTGTGCTCGGTGCTGACCGCCGCGCACGGCGCCTCGCTGGTGCACCGCGACCTCAAACCCGTCAACCTGATGCTGGAGCCCGACGGCACGGTCAAGGTGCTGGACTTCGGGCTGGCCGTGGCGATGGAGGGCGCGGACACCTCCCGCATCACCCGCAGCGGCGAAACGCCCGGCACCCCGGCCTATATGGCGCCCGAGCAGCTGATGACCGGCGGTTCCACGCCGCAGAGCGACCTGTACTCGCTGGGGTGCGTGCTCTACGAGATGCTGGCGGGCGCGCGGGCGTTCAGCGGTTCGACGCCGTATGCGGTGATGCACAAGCAGGTCGGCGAAGCTCCGCGGCCGCTGCAGAGCCTGCGCCCCGACGTGCCCGACGGGTTGCTGCGGGTGGTGGAGTCCCTGCTGGAGAAGTCGCCGGACGACCGCCCCGCGGGAGCGGAGGAGGTCTACCGGTCGCTGCTGCCCCACGCCGCGGACCTCGGGCCGATCCCGGGTGTGCTGCACCCGCCGGCGCTGCCCAGCCCGGTGCGGATGCAGGCGGCGGTGCTCGACCGGGTCTTCGCCGGCGGCTCCACCTCCCCGCCGGCGGCGTCCGGCACCCCCGACGACCCGGGCGCCCCGGACATCCCCGACCCCGTGGACGTCCGGCCCGGGCCGGACGGCTCCGCCGCCGGCGGTGCCGCGACCGGCACCGGCATGGCGCGCACCGACATCGCCGGCACCCGGGAGCGCGCCGCCGACCTGGCCGCTTCGTCGCGCTACCGCCAGGCCGCCGACGTGCTGCGGGCCGCCGTAGGCACCGCCGTCACCGTCTTCGGCGGCGCCGACAGCGACGTGGTGGACCTGCGCATGGACTGGGCCAACGTCCTCTTCGAAGGCGGCGACTTCCGCAACGCCGCGCCGGTGTTCTACGACCTCGCCTGCGACCTGGCCGAACGCGACGGTTCCGACGACTCGCTGGTCTTCCGCTGCCGCCTGCAGAACGCGACGTGCCGGGCGCTGATGGGCGAGACCGACGCGGCGCTGGAGACGCTGCGGCGGCTGCTGGCCGACGAAGAGCGGGTCTACGGCCCCGACGACCAGCGCCCGCTGGAGCTGCGCCGCCAGATCGGCCTGCTGGAGCGCGGCGCCGGCCGCCACACGCGGGCCGAACGCACGCTGCGCTCCCTCGCCGACGACCTCAGGCGCATTCACGGACCCGACCACCCCCAGCTCAGGCAGGTCCTCGGCCTCCTGCACGCCCCCCTCGGCGAATCCGACGGCGGCTGA
- a CDS encoding UvrD-helicase domain-containing protein, whose protein sequence is MPTLAIDRDFLREFADLEKPVQDRVEEVFAKFDRATHTGLHLEKVTHARDRRFRTIRIGKSHRGVVLAPESGDIYTLLKVLPHDEAYAWAARRTASVNSATGRIEIRDSEAIDTVRPHLEQMAATRQREEPAELFAEVADADMHRLGIDPQTLEFARVLTDPVQLETARMFLPTTQWQVLYGLATGMAPEQVWDELGAAITSGGDGFDPEDLDAAVRRSPDRVVLVDGPGELMAVFARPFDLWRVYLHPMQRDAAEARHSGPARVTGGPGTGKTVVALHRARALAERGAGPVLVTTFTSTLAESLAAGMKVLADTPEPLEAVTVEHVDKLAHRVFREVHGPPQLLQNQRERELWTAAAEHTGAGFSPAFLAEEWRQVILAKRIDSADAYLAAKRTGRGRRLGAAQKARVWQAVWEFQRELRDGGLWTHESVCAEAARILAERADDDKPYRHVVVDEAQDLGPEKWRLLRAAVPHAPDDVFIAGDTHQRIYANRVSLREVGVDVTGRSRRLRVNYRTTAQILGWSLELLHGESIDDMDGGLETLAGCRSEVSGLPPQLTGFANRAAELRALADTVREWLGADVLPSEIGVAARSNRLAEEAADALVQAGVAARMLRGGQAEEDAVSVGTMHRMKGLEFRCLAVVGADADRIPSAKALTPESEDAVAHANDLQRERCLLFVACTRARELLNVTWQGEPSPFLPKAG, encoded by the coding sequence TTGCCCACGCTCGCCATCGACCGCGACTTCCTCCGCGAGTTCGCCGACCTGGAGAAGCCCGTGCAGGACCGGGTGGAGGAGGTGTTCGCCAAGTTCGACCGCGCCACCCACACCGGCCTGCATCTGGAGAAGGTGACCCACGCCCGCGACCGGCGGTTCCGCACCATCCGCATCGGCAAATCCCACCGCGGCGTCGTGCTCGCGCCCGAGTCCGGCGACATCTACACGCTGCTGAAGGTCCTGCCGCACGACGAGGCCTACGCGTGGGCGGCGCGGCGCACCGCCTCGGTCAACTCCGCCACCGGGCGCATCGAGATCCGCGACAGCGAGGCCATCGACACCGTCCGGCCGCACCTGGAGCAGATGGCGGCCACGCGGCAGCGGGAGGAGCCGGCGGAGCTGTTCGCGGAGGTCGCCGACGCCGACATGCACCGGCTCGGCATCGACCCGCAGACCCTGGAGTTCGCGCGGGTGCTGACCGACCCGGTGCAGCTGGAGACGGCCCGGATGTTCCTGCCGACGACCCAGTGGCAGGTGCTGTACGGGCTGGCCACGGGCATGGCGCCGGAGCAGGTGTGGGACGAGTTGGGCGCGGCCATCACCTCCGGCGGCGACGGGTTCGACCCGGAGGACCTGGACGCGGCCGTGCGGCGCAGCCCCGACCGCGTCGTCCTGGTGGACGGACCGGGCGAGCTGATGGCGGTCTTCGCCCGGCCGTTCGACCTGTGGCGGGTCTACCTGCACCCGATGCAGCGCGACGCGGCCGAGGCCCGCCACAGCGGCCCGGCGCGGGTCACGGGCGGTCCCGGAACCGGCAAGACCGTCGTCGCGCTGCACCGCGCCCGCGCCCTCGCCGAGCGCGGCGCGGGGCCGGTGCTGGTCACGACGTTCACGTCGACGCTGGCGGAGTCACTGGCGGCGGGGATGAAAGTGCTGGCCGACACCCCGGAGCCGCTGGAGGCGGTCACGGTCGAGCACGTCGACAAGCTCGCCCACCGCGTCTTCCGCGAGGTGCACGGGCCGCCGCAGCTGCTGCAGAACCAGCGCGAGCGGGAGCTGTGGACCGCGGCCGCCGAGCACACCGGGGCCGGGTTCAGCCCCGCGTTCCTGGCCGAGGAGTGGCGCCAGGTGATCCTGGCCAAGCGCATCGACTCCGCCGACGCCTACCTGGCCGCCAAGCGCACCGGGCGCGGCCGGCGGCTGGGCGCCGCGCAGAAGGCCCGCGTGTGGCAGGCGGTGTGGGAATTCCAGCGCGAGCTGCGCGACGGCGGCCTGTGGACCCACGAGTCGGTGTGCGCCGAAGCCGCACGCATCCTCGCCGAACGCGCCGACGACGACAAGCCCTACCGGCACGTGGTCGTCGACGAAGCCCAGGATCTGGGCCCGGAGAAGTGGCGGCTGCTGCGGGCGGCCGTTCCCCACGCCCCCGACGACGTCTTCATCGCCGGCGACACCCACCAGCGCATCTACGCCAACCGGGTCAGCCTGCGCGAGGTCGGCGTCGACGTCACGGGCCGGTCGCGGCGGCTGCGGGTCAACTACCGCACCACCGCCCAGATCCTGGGGTGGAGCCTGGAGCTGCTGCACGGCGAGAGCATCGACGACATGGACGGCGGCCTGGAGACGCTGGCGGGCTGCCGCTCCGAGGTCAGCGGCCTGCCGCCGCAGCTCACGGGGTTCGCGAACCGGGCCGCCGAGCTGCGCGCCCTGGCCGACACGGTGCGGGAGTGGCTGGGCGCCGACGTGCTGCCGAGCGAGATCGGTGTGGCGGCGCGCTCCAACCGCCTGGCCGAGGAAGCCGCCGACGCCCTGGTCCAGGCGGGCGTCGCGGCGCGCATGCTCCGCGGCGGCCAAGCCGAGGAGGACGCGGTGTCGGTGGGGACCATGCACCGCATGAAGGGGCTGGAGTTCCGCTGCCTGGCGGTGGTCGGCGCCGACGCCGACCGGATCCCCTCGGCCAAGGCCCTCACCCCGGAATCCGAGGACGCCGTCGCCCACGCCAACGACCTGCAGCGCGAACGCTGCCTGCTGTTCGTGGCCTGCACCCGGGCGCGCGAACTCCTCAACGTCACCTGGCAGGGCGAGCCCAGCCCGTTCCTGCCGAAGGCGGGGTGA
- a CDS encoding GmrSD restriction endonuclease domain-containing protein — MTKLSMLLDQIEVGTVQLPEFQRGYVWNREQVRALMTSMYRGDPVGSLLMWETAAEVAVTGGIPGNGTHLLLLDGQQRVTTLYAVIRGRPPAFFRGDPKVFTGLYFNVESEAFEFYAASKMSGDDTWIGVTDLFASGPVPFLATFADRPDKGQRYLDRLNRLAQITDRELHQEKIDGAEKTVDEVVDIFNRVNSGGTKLSKGDLALARLCAERPETREEMRGHLDRWEAAGFSFSLDWLLRNATAVATGQADFKALRGVSAAEFGTALRTSVEHTDTFLDAASGRLGLDHDRVLMGRSAIPVVARLLSVDGDAFKDSARRDKVLFWYIHSALRGRFSGSTETSLQEDYKAAANSGVDGLIETLERWRGGNLDIRAHDFEAFTRGARFYPLLYMLTRVMGARDFGSGLELKAESLGKLTSLQMHHIFPKALLDKSYSAGQVNALANFCFLTQQSNLEIGKKAPQDYFAEAEERHPGVLESQWIPADPDLWRVERYPDFLQERRELLAKAARDFLAGLHDGTRPGGDDTELAPVQLVTDPADDNPRVVQVRELIEELQRDGYAEPSTDTSIGDPDTGRELAVAEAFWPEGLQPGKGAPVVLELDSDHADVRRLTELGYAVFTSTDALRGFVDRQNAAAAGEATAESQEGPDPTEDADGAEPVGSPGGNALLREFDAAMHGLYRRARDEAGHNDPRFLNMLYDLTPLETARKLLNAPAVSDGFGDLWERGRLDLTVEALALNTTFAPLFTDPQLSRARTRLEQFGHPAAAS; from the coding sequence ATGACCAAACTGTCGATGCTGCTCGACCAGATCGAGGTCGGCACGGTGCAGCTGCCGGAGTTCCAGCGCGGCTACGTGTGGAACCGCGAGCAGGTGCGCGCGCTGATGACGTCGATGTACCGCGGCGATCCCGTCGGCAGCCTGCTGATGTGGGAGACCGCGGCCGAGGTCGCGGTGACCGGCGGCATCCCCGGAAACGGGACGCACCTGCTGCTGCTGGACGGGCAGCAGCGGGTGACGACGCTGTACGCCGTCATCCGCGGTAGGCCGCCGGCGTTCTTCCGCGGCGACCCGAAAGTGTTCACCGGGCTGTACTTCAACGTGGAGTCCGAAGCGTTCGAGTTCTACGCGGCGAGCAAGATGAGCGGCGACGACACCTGGATCGGCGTCACCGATCTGTTCGCCTCCGGCCCGGTGCCGTTCCTGGCGACCTTCGCCGACCGGCCCGACAAGGGACAGCGGTACCTGGACCGGCTCAACCGGCTGGCGCAGATCACCGACCGGGAGCTCCACCAGGAGAAGATCGACGGGGCCGAAAAGACCGTGGACGAGGTCGTCGACATCTTCAACCGGGTCAACAGCGGCGGCACCAAGCTGTCCAAGGGCGATCTGGCACTGGCCAGGCTGTGCGCGGAGCGGCCGGAAACGCGCGAAGAGATGCGCGGCCACCTGGACCGCTGGGAGGCGGCGGGTTTCTCGTTCTCGCTTGACTGGCTGCTGCGCAACGCCACGGCGGTCGCCACCGGCCAAGCGGACTTCAAGGCCCTCAGGGGCGTGTCCGCCGCGGAATTCGGGACCGCTCTGCGCACGTCCGTCGAGCACACCGACACGTTCCTCGACGCGGCCTCGGGCCGTCTGGGGCTGGACCACGACCGGGTCCTCATGGGCCGCTCGGCGATTCCGGTCGTCGCCCGGCTGCTCAGCGTCGACGGCGACGCCTTCAAGGACAGCGCCCGGCGCGACAAGGTCCTGTTCTGGTACATCCACTCGGCGCTGCGGGGCCGGTTCAGCGGATCGACGGAGACCTCGCTCCAAGAGGACTACAAGGCCGCCGCGAACAGCGGGGTCGACGGACTCATCGAGACCCTGGAGCGGTGGCGCGGCGGGAACCTCGACATCCGCGCCCACGATTTCGAGGCCTTCACCCGGGGGGCGCGCTTCTACCCGCTGCTGTACATGCTGACGCGGGTGATGGGCGCACGGGACTTCGGCAGCGGGCTGGAGCTGAAGGCGGAGTCGCTGGGCAAGCTGACGTCGCTGCAGATGCACCACATCTTCCCCAAGGCCCTGCTCGACAAGAGCTACAGCGCGGGACAGGTCAACGCCCTCGCCAACTTCTGCTTCCTGACCCAGCAGTCGAACCTGGAGATCGGGAAGAAGGCTCCGCAGGACTACTTCGCCGAGGCCGAGGAGCGCCATCCCGGGGTGCTGGAGTCGCAGTGGATCCCCGCCGACCCCGACCTGTGGCGGGTGGAGCGCTACCCGGACTTCCTGCAGGAACGGCGCGAGCTGCTGGCCAAGGCGGCCCGGGACTTCCTCGCCGGGTTGCACGACGGGACCCGGCCCGGCGGCGACGACACCGAGCTTGCGCCGGTGCAGCTGGTCACCGACCCCGCCGACGACAACCCCCGGGTAGTACAGGTCCGCGAACTGATCGAGGAACTGCAGCGCGACGGCTACGCCGAGCCCTCCACCGACACGAGCATCGGCGACCCCGACACCGGCCGCGAACTGGCCGTGGCCGAAGCGTTCTGGCCCGAGGGCCTGCAGCCGGGCAAGGGGGCGCCGGTGGTGCTGGAGCTCGACTCCGACCATGCGGACGTGCGCCGGCTCACGGAGCTGGGCTATGCCGTGTTCACCTCGACGGACGCGCTGCGCGGGTTCGTGGACCGGCAGAACGCCGCAGCGGCCGGAGAGGCGACCGCCGAGTCGCAGGAAGGGCCGGATCCGACGGAGGACGCGGACGGTGCCGAACCGGTCGGCTCCCCCGGCGGGAACGCCCTGCTGCGGGAGTTCGACGCCGCCATGCACGGTCTCTACCGGCGCGCCCGCGACGAGGCGGGGCACAACGACCCGCGCTTCCTGAACATGCTCTACGACCTGACGCCCCTGGAGACCGCCCGCAAACTGCTCAACGCGCCGGCGGTCTCCGACGGTTTCGGCGACCTGTGGGAGCGCGGCCGCCTGGACCTGACGGTGGAGGCGCTGGCGCTCAACACGACGTTCGCGCCGCTGTTCACCGACCCGCAGCTGTCCAGGGCCCGCACCCGCCTGGAACAGTTCGGCCACCCGGCAGCGGCGAGCTAG
- a CDS encoding AAA family ATPase — MLLRFRVANHRSIRNEQELSLVEVPKRGEDKPKAGEIPPTVQVAGIYGSNASGKSNVLDALRWMSWAVRTSYTRWEPEGGVPRYPFLLDDDGPEAPSFFEVDILHYGTRYTYGFEVDDTQVREEWLYAYPRGRPQRWFERKISEDGDHVYHFGRSLKGKVTQTSKLTRSNSLFLSAGASHGNDQLSVVYQGIRGGFRVADQNVADQDIRASVTRSLLADSNSSAQVFKLIGLADLGVTGWRLEERDYSEALKKTFSESYETLAKDLNLTSRKQELLLLERGEGEYRRALSPDQESDGTKAWLGLVGPLVEVFRSGASFLVDEIDSSLHPMISSTVLKMFKDPEVNPKGAQLIFASHDTTLLGHMLDSELLRRDEVWFTEKDAAGATELYSLAEFHPRGEENFERGYLQGRYGAVPYVPFEDIRSVFADLHKESDESSSSSKEEPRSEYTNA, encoded by the coding sequence ATGCTGCTGCGGTTCCGCGTCGCCAACCACCGATCCATCCGTAATGAGCAGGAGCTGTCCCTGGTCGAGGTCCCCAAGAGGGGAGAGGACAAGCCCAAGGCCGGCGAGATCCCGCCGACTGTTCAGGTCGCCGGCATCTACGGTTCGAACGCGTCGGGGAAGTCCAACGTCCTGGACGCGCTGCGGTGGATGAGTTGGGCCGTGCGCACCTCCTACACGCGATGGGAGCCGGAAGGCGGTGTGCCCCGGTATCCGTTCCTGCTGGACGACGACGGGCCTGAAGCGCCGTCTTTCTTCGAAGTAGACATACTCCACTACGGGACCCGCTATACCTACGGTTTCGAAGTAGACGACACTCAGGTCCGAGAAGAATGGCTCTACGCGTACCCTCGGGGGCGTCCGCAGCGATGGTTTGAAAGGAAGATTTCCGAGGACGGCGACCATGTATATCATTTTGGTCGCTCACTCAAGGGTAAAGTTACACAAACAAGTAAGCTTACGAGGTCCAACTCTCTTTTTCTTTCGGCTGGCGCATCGCATGGAAATGACCAACTCTCCGTAGTGTACCAAGGCATACGGGGTGGATTTCGTGTCGCCGATCAAAATGTCGCCGACCAGGATATTCGTGCGTCGGTCACGCGGAGTCTTCTTGCCGATTCGAATTCGAGCGCTCAGGTGTTCAAGCTTATCGGGTTGGCTGATCTCGGTGTAACGGGGTGGCGACTCGAGGAAAGGGATTACTCGGAAGCCCTAAAGAAGACTTTTTCGGAAAGCTATGAAACCTTGGCCAAGGATCTCAATCTGACGAGTCGGAAACAGGAGTTGCTACTGCTCGAACGGGGCGAGGGGGAGTACCGGCGAGCGCTGTCTCCGGACCAGGAAAGTGACGGAACCAAGGCTTGGCTTGGACTGGTCGGACCGCTCGTCGAAGTGTTCCGCTCCGGAGCTTCGTTCCTCGTCGACGAGATCGACTCCAGTCTCCACCCAATGATCTCTTCGACCGTGCTCAAGATGTTCAAGGATCCCGAGGTCAACCCGAAAGGCGCGCAGTTGATCTTCGCGTCTCACGACACCACCCTGCTCGGGCATATGCTGGACAGTGAACTTCTCAGGCGCGATGAGGTATGGTTCACGGAGAAGGACGCGGCGGGCGCCACGGAACTGTACTCCCTCGCTGAGTTCCATCCCCGCGGTGAAGAGAACTTCGAACGGGGCTACCTTCAGGGGCGATACGGCGCGGTACCGTACGTGCCCTTCGAGGATATACGCTCGGTGTTCGCTGATCTGCATAAGGAATCAGATGAATCGTCCTCCTCGAGCAAAGAAGAGCCTCGCTCGGAGTACACGAACGCGTAA
- a CDS encoding RloB family protein codes for MNRPPRAKKSLARSTRTRKAKARFLIVCEGLVTEIEYLGGLKRLLKSRPVEVVDMGIGRDPRSLVNRAIQERDKAEKYAQRENDENRRFDDTWVLLDVDEHSNLSEALRIADRGGINIALSNPCLELWLLYHYCDYTTTVHRQVLCTEKLPKYISGYKKHLPADFPFEAHPEAKKRAIRAAKGHDSPRIEHRNPSTDVWKLVEAIEKAGQTGPASGGSASGKGRRA; via the coding sequence ATGAATCGTCCTCCTCGAGCAAAGAAGAGCCTCGCTCGGAGTACACGAACGCGTAAGGCGAAGGCGCGCTTTCTGATCGTCTGTGAGGGCTTGGTAACCGAGATCGAATATCTTGGTGGACTAAAACGCCTACTCAAGTCGCGACCGGTCGAGGTCGTCGATATGGGAATCGGTCGTGATCCGCGGTCGCTGGTCAATCGTGCGATCCAGGAGCGCGACAAAGCGGAGAAGTATGCGCAGCGGGAAAACGACGAGAACCGTCGGTTCGACGACACTTGGGTGCTGCTCGACGTAGACGAACACTCCAACCTGTCGGAAGCCCTGCGTATCGCGGACCGAGGCGGCATCAACATCGCCTTGTCCAACCCGTGCCTGGAGTTGTGGCTCCTCTACCACTATTGTGACTACACCACCACTGTCCACAGGCAGGTCTTGTGCACGGAGAAACTCCCTAAGTACATCAGCGGCTACAAAAAGCACCTCCCTGCGGATTTCCCTTTCGAGGCGCATCCCGAAGCCAAGAAGCGCGCTATCCGGGCCGCCAAGGGGCATGACAGCCCGCGCATCGAACACCGCAACCCCTCCACCGATGTGTGGAAACTCGTCGAGGCCATCGAGAAGGCCGGACAGACCGGACCGGCAAGCGGCGGATCGGCATCGGGCAAGGGTCGCCGGGCATAG